The following proteins are encoded in a genomic region of Verrucomicrobiota bacterium:
- a CDS encoding efflux RND transporter permease subunit gives MNGIVAFALKQRMLVVIVMFCLFGAGAMSFMRLNIEAYPDPVPPLVEVITQSSGQSAEEIERYITIPVEIQMAGVPHVTAVRTISLFGLSDVRVQFTYDFTYEQAEQWVINRLSQLSPLPNGVTPQISPESPIGEIYRYRIVGPPGYSVMDLKTLQDWVLQRRFKAVPGVVDVSGWGGKTKTYEITLDQNKLVEYGLTVPQILQALNNANINVGGQTVNFGPQAAVVRGVGLIHSMDDIRDTMLSANNGSPVRVRDVATVQVGHQPRLGIAGQDDDNDIAQGIVLMRRGEQSLPTIRRVEAEVQKINTTGILPPGVRLEKIYDRRELIAVTTRTVLHNLIFGIMLIFFIQWIFLGNLRSAVIVAATIPFALCFAIITMTLRGESANLLSVGAIDFGLIVDATVIMVENIYRHLAQRPEERFAHSPVKHRLPSSWELRGVLAVIGSSALEVNRAIFFSASIIIAGFIPLFTLSGVEGHIFGPMAKTYAYAIAGGLIATFTITPALSAVLLPNPARETETLIVRGLRRIYIPLLKVTVANRIVSLGAAVALVTLAVVAARSLGLEFLPKLEEGNFWIRASFPPTISLEEAGGYADRMRQIVKNFPEVQTVISQLGRPDDGTDATGFFNLELDVPLKPFSTWPAGIDKEKLTRQMDAALEGPFPGVDFNFSQNIEDNVEEAASGVKGQNSIKLFGNDLEALQNTAYQIKALLETVPGMTDLSVFDAFGQPTVNIDIDRKVAARYGLAPGDINSTVQAAIGGQAAGNLYEYGSDRNFPIVVRLAPQYRQSLDAMRRIPIGAPNPNGNGIVPIPLSDTAKVSLAPGYSFIYRENQERYIPIKFSVRGRDLGSAVLEAQSRIAGQVRLPAGARLEWVGEFGELQDAMERLKLVVPMTLLLIVLLLFANFSSVTDTLLAASVMPLALIGGIFALWITGTPFSVSAAIGFIGLFGISVMEGIIVISYFNQLIEGGLERSAALMRACQIRLRPVMMTCIAACVGLLPAATSTGIGSQVQKPLALVVVGGILLAPILILIILPVLVDLFSRRGRRAEEAPAAELQPAE, from the coding sequence ATGAACGGGATCGTCGCCTTTGCGCTGAAACAGCGGATGCTCGTGGTCATCGTGATGTTCTGCCTGTTCGGTGCCGGCGCGATGAGTTTTATGCGCCTCAACATCGAGGCTTACCCTGATCCGGTACCGCCGCTCGTGGAGGTGATCACCCAGAGCAGCGGCCAGTCGGCTGAAGAGATCGAGCGTTACATCACCATTCCCGTCGAAATTCAAATGGCCGGCGTCCCGCACGTCACTGCGGTGCGGACCATCTCTCTATTCGGCCTGTCGGACGTCCGCGTGCAGTTCACCTACGACTTCACCTATGAGCAGGCTGAACAATGGGTGATAAACCGCCTGTCGCAATTGTCGCCTTTGCCCAACGGCGTCACGCCTCAGATCTCACCGGAAAGCCCGATCGGCGAAATTTACCGGTACCGGATCGTCGGCCCGCCCGGCTATTCGGTCATGGACCTTAAGACCCTCCAGGACTGGGTCCTGCAGCGCCGTTTCAAGGCGGTGCCCGGCGTGGTGGACGTCAGCGGCTGGGGCGGCAAGACGAAGACCTACGAAATCACCCTCGATCAAAATAAACTGGTTGAGTACGGCCTCACCGTTCCTCAGATCCTGCAGGCCCTCAACAACGCCAACATCAACGTGGGCGGCCAGACGGTGAATTTCGGGCCGCAGGCAGCCGTGGTGCGCGGGGTCGGACTGATCCATTCCATGGACGACATCCGCGACACCATGCTGAGCGCGAACAACGGTTCACCGGTCCGCGTCAGGGACGTCGCCACGGTGCAGGTCGGCCACCAGCCACGGCTCGGCATCGCCGGGCAGGACGATGACAATGACATTGCCCAAGGCATCGTCCTGATGCGCCGCGGCGAGCAGAGCCTGCCGACCATCCGCCGGGTTGAGGCTGAGGTGCAGAAAATCAACACCACCGGAATCCTCCCGCCGGGCGTCAGGCTCGAGAAGATCTATGATCGCCGTGAGCTGATCGCGGTCACTACCCGCACGGTGCTTCATAACCTGATCTTCGGCATCATGCTGATCTTCTTCATCCAGTGGATCTTCCTGGGCAACCTGCGCAGCGCGGTGATCGTGGCCGCAACCATACCATTCGCCCTGTGCTTTGCCATCATCACCATGACGCTGCGCGGCGAATCGGCGAACCTGCTCTCGGTCGGCGCGATCGACTTCGGCCTGATCGTGGACGCGACGGTCATCATGGTAGAAAACATCTACCGGCACCTGGCGCAGCGACCCGAGGAACGGTTCGCGCACTCGCCGGTAAAGCACCGCCTGCCCTCTTCCTGGGAGCTGCGTGGGGTGCTCGCCGTGATCGGCAGTTCCGCGCTCGAAGTCAACCGGGCCATCTTCTTTTCCGCCTCAATCATCATCGCCGGCTTCATCCCGTTGTTCACGTTGTCCGGGGTTGAAGGACACATCTTCGGGCCGATGGCAAAGACCTACGCCTACGCGATCGCCGGCGGCCTGATTGCCACCTTCACCATCACGCCCGCCTTGAGCGCAGTGCTGCTGCCGAATCCGGCCAGAGAGACCGAGACCCTCATCGTGCGCGGTTTGCGGCGGATCTACATCCCGCTGCTCAAGGTCACGGTCGCCAATCGCATTGTGTCGCTGGGCGCAGCGGTGGCGCTCGTGACGTTGGCGGTGGTAGCGGCCCGCTCCCTCGGCCTCGAGTTTCTACCCAAGCTTGAGGAAGGCAACTTTTGGATCCGCGCAAGCTTCCCGCCCACGATCTCGCTGGAGGAAGCCGGGGGATACGCCGACCGTATGCGGCAGATCGTCAAGAACTTCCCGGAGGTTCAGACCGTCATCTCGCAACTGGGGCGGCCTGACGACGGGACTGACGCCACCGGGTTTTTCAATCTCGAACTCGATGTGCCCCTCAAACCCTTCTCTACATGGCCCGCGGGGATCGACAAGGAGAAACTCACTCGCCAGATGGATGCGGCCCTGGAAGGCCCGTTCCCCGGGGTAGATTTCAACTTTTCTCAGAACATAGAAGACAACGTCGAAGAAGCCGCCTCGGGGGTCAAAGGCCAGAACTCGATCAAGCTCTTCGGCAACGATCTTGAGGCGCTGCAGAATACCGCGTACCAAATAAAAGCGCTCCTCGAGACGGTGCCCGGCATGACTGACCTCTCCGTCTTCGACGCGTTTGGCCAGCCAACCGTCAACATCGACATCGACCGCAAGGTCGCCGCGCGCTACGGGCTGGCTCCGGGCGACATCAATTCAACCGTGCAGGCGGCGATCGGCGGTCAGGCAGCCGGCAACCTGTACGAATACGGCAGCGATCGGAACTTCCCCATCGTCGTCCGCCTGGCGCCGCAATACCGCCAGAGCCTGGACGCCATGCGCCGGATTCCGATCGGCGCGCCCAACCCGAACGGAAATGGGATTGTCCCTATCCCGCTGAGCGACACCGCCAAGGTAAGCCTGGCTCCGGGTTACTCCTTCATTTATCGCGAGAACCAGGAGCGCTACATCCCGATCAAATTCAGCGTGCGCGGACGCGATCTCGGGAGCGCGGTGCTCGAAGCGCAGAGCAGGATTGCCGGCCAGGTCCGCCTGCCCGCCGGTGCGCGTCTGGAGTGGGTCGGTGAATTCGGCGAACTGCAGGACGCAATGGAGCGCCTTAAACTTGTCGTGCCGATGACCCTGCTGCTGATAGTTCTGTTGCTGTTCGCCAACTTTTCCTCTGTCACCGACACGTTGCTGGCGGCCAGCGTCATGCCTCTGGCGCTGATCGGGGGAATTTTCGCCCTCTGGATCACCGGCACGCCCTTCAGCGTCTCAGCAGCGATCGGCTTTATCGGTCTGTTCGGCATTTCGGTGATGGAAGGAATCATCGTTATTTCCTACTTCAACCAACTCATCGAGGGTGGTCTGGAGCGTTCTGCCGCGCTAATGCGGGCTTGTCAGATACGGCTGCGTCCAGTCATGATGACCTGCATCGCGGCGTGCGTAGGGCTGTTGCCGGCCGCTACCTCAACGGGCATCGGCTCGCAGGTTCAGAAACCGCTCGCCCTTGTGGTGGTAGGCGGGATCCTTCTGGCGCCCATCCTCATCCTGATCATCCTGCCCGTGCTGGTTGACCTGTTCTCACGGCGAGGCCGACGTGCAGAGGAGGCCCCGGCAGCCGAACTCCAACCCGCGGAATAA
- a CDS encoding efflux RND transporter periplasmic adaptor subunit yields MQGSGRPRFAHALGQRTRWLIIVTGAALIVALTFGARWLLNRHYSAATANATAADAHPAPAAGTFRPTDAQWKSLKIAPVELRTFQTERTTEGKIANDDDATTPVFSPYSGRVTKLFAKAGDEVKQGGALLAIVASEFVQGQNDLINAVSALNTARAQLNLAQTSEKRQHELYDTKGGALKDWQQSQVDLATAQGGFRSAEITLAAVRNRLRILGKADAEITAIEDAPDRLTMNPEALICAPISGTVTQRQVGLGQYISSAANGASTPIFSIGDMSKVWLLANVREPDAPSMRRGEPVEVHVLAIPGRVFKAKLIYVAAAIDPGTHRLPVRAEVENPDGALKPEMFATFSIITGNAVSAPAVPEAAVVYEGQTARVWTAGSDRTLGLRQIRPGRTQDGMVEVLAGVLPGESVVTRGSLFIDRAAEATD; encoded by the coding sequence ATGCAAGGATCCGGACGACCTCGATTTGCCCATGCGCTCGGACAGCGGACGCGCTGGCTCATTATCGTCACCGGCGCGGCCCTCATCGTCGCCCTGACTTTCGGCGCCCGATGGCTGCTGAACCGGCATTATTCAGCGGCGACAGCGAACGCGACGGCCGCAGACGCGCATCCGGCACCTGCGGCGGGGACGTTTCGTCCGACCGACGCCCAATGGAAAAGTTTGAAGATTGCACCGGTGGAGTTGCGCACCTTTCAGACCGAGCGCACGACCGAAGGCAAGATCGCCAACGACGACGACGCGACCACGCCGGTGTTCTCGCCTTATTCCGGACGGGTTACCAAGCTCTTCGCCAAGGCAGGCGATGAGGTAAAGCAGGGTGGCGCGCTGCTTGCGATCGTGGCGTCCGAGTTCGTGCAGGGCCAGAATGATCTCATCAACGCCGTCAGTGCCCTCAACACCGCGCGCGCGCAGCTCAACCTGGCGCAAACCAGCGAGAAGCGCCAGCATGAGCTCTACGATACGAAGGGCGGGGCGCTCAAGGACTGGCAACAGAGCCAGGTCGACCTTGCCACTGCCCAGGGCGGTTTCCGTTCGGCGGAAATCACCCTTGCTGCGGTACGTAACCGTCTGCGGATCCTGGGCAAGGCTGATGCCGAAATCACTGCGATCGAGGATGCGCCGGATCGGCTGACGATGAACCCGGAGGCGCTCATCTGCGCGCCGATCAGCGGGACCGTGACGCAACGCCAGGTCGGTCTCGGCCAATACATCAGCAGCGCCGCGAATGGTGCCTCCACCCCGATCTTCTCTATCGGTGACATGTCGAAGGTCTGGCTGCTGGCAAACGTACGCGAACCGGACGCACCATCGATGCGGCGCGGCGAACCGGTCGAAGTGCATGTGCTCGCTATTCCGGGACGCGTCTTCAAGGCAAAACTCATCTACGTCGCGGCGGCGATCGATCCGGGCACGCACCGACTGCCGGTCCGGGCAGAGGTCGAGAACCCGGACGGCGCCTTGAAGCCGGAGATGTTTGCGACCTTCAGCATCATCACCGGAAATGCCGTCAGCGCGCCCGCGGTACCCGAGGCGGCCGTCGTGTATGAAGGCCAGACGGCGCGCGTCTGGACGGCGGGCAGCGATAGAACCCTCGGCTTGCGCCAGATCCGGCCTGGCCGGACTCAGGACGGCATGGTTGAGGTGCTCGCCGGCGTCCTGCCCGGTGAGTCGGTGGTGACCCGCGGCAGCCTGTTCATCGATCGTGCGGCCGAAGCGACGGACTGA
- a CDS encoding HAMP domain-containing histidine kinase, with the protein MTRLLNTVAFRLAIGYSALVLGAVAVVSAVLYFGTVGVLSREIDSKLIMIAGRLSNHFETRGIAALQGEIEQLLTDGVDQDTEVYLLLGPNGQKRVGNLSDWPDGKVPLDQLTDQAVTRAGRPSTSRLLPLKLSGGATLVVGRDLRDVREIEQLVLRALVVGGVIGVLLAMGGADLFRRLLEHRIAAIRRTVLEIEAGDLSRRIPVVDSEDEFTRLKHDINHMLDRIEHLMNGVREVSNAIAHDLRTPLGRIRGLLDEALRPETTFERLSEAADAAIRGIDEVIRVFDKLLQIAEAESGTRRQSFQPIALREIITGVVELYDAAAEAKGIALRVDCEDEPVTLGDKELLANATANLVDNSLKYAGRTATVRVRATQDRRVVSIVVEDNGPGIPPEEREKVLTRFYRLDRSRSLPGNGLGLPIVSAISHLHGGSFSLEDGGPGLIARIVLPRLTPASLPNGNVLETARIGTAG; encoded by the coding sequence ATGACCAGGCTGTTGAACACCGTTGCATTTCGCCTGGCGATCGGCTACAGCGCGCTGGTTCTCGGCGCGGTAGCGGTGGTTTCGGCGGTTCTCTATTTCGGGACGGTTGGGGTTCTCAGTCGTGAGATTGATTCGAAACTCATCATGATCGCCGGGCGGCTTTCCAATCACTTTGAAACCCGCGGCATTGCGGCGCTTCAGGGGGAGATAGAACAACTGCTGACGGACGGCGTCGACCAGGACACCGAGGTCTACCTCCTGCTTGGACCCAACGGGCAAAAGCGCGTGGGCAATCTTTCTGACTGGCCCGACGGTAAAGTACCCCTGGATCAACTAACCGATCAGGCGGTAACCCGTGCGGGCCGCCCCTCGACGAGCCGCTTACTGCCCCTTAAGTTATCAGGCGGCGCGACTCTCGTGGTCGGCCGCGACCTGCGGGACGTGCGCGAGATCGAGCAACTCGTGTTGCGCGCCCTGGTGGTCGGCGGCGTAATCGGCGTGCTTCTCGCAATGGGGGGCGCCGACTTGTTTCGGCGGCTACTGGAGCACCGAATTGCAGCCATCCGCCGCACGGTTCTGGAAATTGAAGCGGGAGATTTGAGCCGTCGCATTCCTGTCGTCGACTCGGAGGACGAGTTCACGCGGCTTAAGCACGACATCAATCACATGCTGGACCGGATCGAGCATTTGATGAATGGCGTGCGCGAGGTTTCCAACGCCATCGCTCATGATCTTCGAACGCCCTTGGGCCGCATCCGGGGCCTGCTCGATGAGGCGCTCAGGCCCGAGACAACCTTCGAGCGGCTTTCTGAAGCCGCCGATGCGGCCATTCGCGGGATTGATGAAGTGATCCGGGTTTTCGATAAGCTGCTGCAGATCGCCGAAGCCGAGTCCGGCACGCGCCGCCAATCGTTCCAGCCGATTGCGCTTCGAGAAATCATAACCGGCGTGGTTGAGCTTTACGATGCCGCCGCGGAGGCAAAAGGCATCGCGCTGCGCGTTGATTGTGAGGACGAACCCGTGACGCTCGGCGACAAAGAGCTTCTGGCGAATGCAACGGCCAACCTGGTCGACAATTCGCTCAAGTATGCGGGGCGCACGGCCACGGTACGCGTACGAGCGACGCAAGACCGCAGGGTGGTGTCGATTGTTGTCGAGGACAACGGGCCAGGCATCCCGCCCGAGGAACGTGAAAAGGTCCTCACGCGCTTTTATCGGCTCGATCGAAGCCGGAGCCTGCCGGGTAACGGACTTGGTCTGCCCATCGTCAGCGCCATAAGCCACCTGCACGGCGGCAGCTTTTCCCTGGAGGACGGCGGTCCGGGGCTCATCGCGCGAATCGTGCTGCCGCGCCTGACGCCGGCAAGTTTGCCAAATGGTAATGTCCTGGAAACGGCAAGGATAGGTACGGCCGGTTAA
- a CDS encoding response regulator transcription factor: protein MRCLVIEDDAETARYICKGLKEEGFSVVWCRDGVNGLHLAANEHWELVILDRMLPGGVDGLTIVQALRQVRKTTPVLILSALANLDERVRGLRSGGDDYLTKPFAFSELLARIQALLRRAGMRQDVSELWVADLKLDLRRRSVERATRPIALQPREFRLLEYLVRHEGQVVTRTMLLEAVWDYHFDPQTNVIDVQISRLRQKIDKDFSPPLLHTVRGVGYMICVNND from the coding sequence ATGCGGTGTCTCGTAATCGAAGATGACGCGGAGACGGCCCGGTACATATGCAAGGGACTGAAAGAGGAGGGCTTCAGCGTTGTGTGGTGCCGCGACGGGGTCAATGGCCTCCACCTTGCAGCGAACGAGCATTGGGAACTGGTGATCCTGGATCGGATGTTGCCGGGCGGCGTCGACGGTTTAACAATTGTGCAGGCGCTCCGGCAAGTTCGTAAGACCACGCCGGTGCTGATTCTGAGTGCGCTCGCCAATTTGGATGAGCGCGTCCGGGGCCTTCGGAGCGGCGGTGACGATTACCTGACCAAGCCTTTTGCGTTCTCGGAACTTCTCGCGCGGATTCAGGCCCTGTTACGCCGCGCCGGTATGCGACAGGACGTTTCGGAACTGTGGGTTGCCGACCTGAAACTCGACCTGAGGCGGCGCAGTGTAGAACGCGCGACGAGACCGATCGCATTGCAGCCGCGAGAGTTCCGCCTTCTGGAGTACCTGGTCCGCCACGAAGGGCAGGTAGTTACGCGTACCATGCTCCTGGAGGCGGTCTGGGACTATCACTTTGATCCACAGACGAACGTCATCGATGTTCAGATCAGCCGGCTGCGTCAAAAGATCGATAAAGATTTTTCTCCGCCGCTGCTGCATACCGTACGCGGTGTCGGCTACATGATTTGCGTCAACAATGACTAG